A window of the Lolium perenne isolate Kyuss_39 chromosome 7, Kyuss_2.0, whole genome shotgun sequence genome harbors these coding sequences:
- the LOC127311447 gene encoding uncharacterized protein: MAISGHGHPQMPATATGGARAEEAAAAAAAPSGSSSAPSSCMGTRPEELAARLAAGGGGPGVVAAGEGLEGEQGRVLALREIKNQIIGNRTKKLLYLRLGAVPRSSPRWPSPPRRRPRSCRRRPLQGASRAAWTMARAPCLLLARWGTSRGSSPTPTTRLHTTST, from the exons ATGGCGATCTCGGGCCATGGCCACCCCCAGATGCCGGCCACGGCGACCGGCGGCGCGCGggcggaggaggcagcagcagcagcagccgcgcCCTCGGGGTCCTCCTCAGCGCCCTCCTCCTGCATGGGGACCAGGCCGGAGGAGCTCGCCGCGAGGCTGGCGGCCGGGGGCGGGGGCCCCGGCGTCGTCGCAGCCGGCGAGGGATTGGAGGGGGAGCAGGGGCGGGTGCTCGCGCTGCGCGAGATCAAGAACCAGATCATCGGGAACCGGACCAAGAAGCTCCTCTACCTCCGCCTCGGCGCCGTGCCGCGGTCGTCGCCGCGCTGGCCCAGCCCGCCGCGTCGCCGGCCGCGCTCGTGCAGGCGGCGGCCGCTGCAGGGAGCTTCGCGTGCGGCGTGGACGATGGCGCGCGCGCCGTGCTTGCTGCTGGCGCGGTGGGGCACCTCACGCGGCTCCTCGCCCACGCCGACGACAAG GCTGCATACTACCTCAACGTGA